Proteins from one Leptonema illini DSM 21528 genomic window:
- a CDS encoding peptide MFS transporter, whose protein sequence is MTSQQHTLLGHPAGLYVLFFTELWERFSYYGMRALFTLFLVAKTTDANAGFGWSHADALSLYGWYTMLVYVASIPGGWIADRWLGQKRTVMIGGALLCIGHAVLALNSVTTFYLGCLFIICGVGCLKPNISTMVGALYAAKDERRDLGFYIFYMGINIGGFLAPILCGYVGETINWHYGFGLAAIGMFLGQAVYIWGQRYLNGVGERPHRLTEAGPRHRTPLTQTEKDRIKVLIVSFALIILFWGAFEQAGGLMNLYASEKTNRKLGSFEVPASLFQSVNSFFIITLATSVGAFWYRRKLSGGEASSLFKMSVGLIIMALGFGFMSAAAVEHRMQGASSMHWLVLAYLFHTVGELCASPVSLSFITKLAPARYVSIIMGLNMAAMGFGNKLAGLLGEQAQQYGDLFIFTSIAVIWSLIGLLVIALMRPLNRLAHGAEDLR, encoded by the coding sequence ATGACATCGCAACAGCATACGCTTCTCGGGCATCCGGCCGGGCTTTACGTTCTCTTTTTTACCGAGCTCTGGGAGCGTTTCTCGTATTATGGCATGCGGGCGCTTTTCACGCTCTTTCTTGTCGCGAAAACGACAGACGCCAATGCAGGCTTCGGATGGTCGCATGCCGATGCGCTCTCGCTCTACGGCTGGTACACGATGCTCGTCTATGTGGCCTCGATTCCTGGAGGCTGGATCGCCGATCGCTGGCTCGGGCAGAAGCGCACGGTCATGATCGGCGGAGCGCTGCTCTGTATCGGTCATGCGGTGCTTGCCCTGAATTCGGTTACGACCTTTTATCTCGGCTGCCTTTTTATCATCTGCGGAGTCGGATGCCTGAAACCGAACATCTCGACGATGGTGGGTGCCCTTTATGCGGCGAAAGATGAACGCCGTGATCTTGGCTTCTATATCTTTTATATGGGCATCAACATCGGCGGCTTCCTTGCTCCGATACTGTGCGGGTACGTCGGCGAAACGATCAACTGGCATTACGGCTTCGGCCTGGCTGCCATCGGCATGTTTCTCGGTCAGGCCGTCTATATATGGGGCCAGCGTTATCTGAACGGTGTCGGAGAGCGACCGCACAGGCTAACGGAAGCCGGCCCTCGACACAGGACGCCGCTCACGCAGACCGAGAAGGATCGCATCAAGGTCCTTATCGTCTCGTTCGCTCTGATCATCCTCTTCTGGGGAGCCTTCGAGCAGGCCGGCGGCCTCATGAATCTCTATGCATCCGAAAAAACGAACCGCAAGCTCGGATCGTTTGAGGTGCCGGCATCTCTCTTTCAATCGGTTAACTCATTCTTCATCATCACGCTTGCGACGTCGGTGGGCGCCTTCTGGTATCGACGCAAGCTGTCGGGTGGTGAGGCTTCGTCGCTTTTCAAGATGTCGGTGGGCCTGATCATCATGGCGCTCGGCTTCGGCTTTATGTCGGCCGCCGCCGTCGAACATCGTATGCAAGGCGCCTCTTCCATGCACTGGCTTGTGCTCGCCTATCTCTTTCACACGGTCGGCGAACTCTGCGCCTCGCCCGTTTCGCTCTCTTTCATCACAAAGCTGGCGCCGGCGCGCTACGTATCGATCATCATGGGCCTGAATATGGCCGCCATGGGATTCGGCAACAAGCTGGCCGGCCTGCTCGGCGAACAGGCGCAGCAGTACGGCGATCTTTTTATTTTTACATCCATCGCCGTAATCTGGTCGTTGATCGGCCTGCTGGTCATCGCCCTCATGCGTCCGCTCAACCGCCTCGCTCACGGAGCGGAAGATTTAAGGTAG
- a CDS encoding ABC transporter ATP-binding protein, with translation MLEVRNLTVQYDRFRAVDDLSFSVGPQSGITALLGPNGAGKTTTMRAITGYLQPTSGEIDICGIRRDSSDPTDSDLAIKRRIGYLPETTPLYNEMLVSEFIEFSGRARGIEGDALEKAGRTMVERLELGSHFFTPLGLLSKGFRQRVALAATLLHDPDVIILDEPTSGLDPNQIQSIRALIKELGRDRTLILSTHILQEVDDICERAIIINRGRIVADRSVAELKESNRYMLVGRHTSDIAAALKATQLVSDVESEPLEDGWMRYTCSLKVEPEKFFAAVRREPFEIREFTPVSRSMNEIFRELTQEA, from the coding sequence ATGCTCGAAGTTCGCAACCTTACCGTTCAATATGACAGGTTCCGGGCCGTAGACGATCTCAGCTTCTCTGTCGGCCCGCAATCCGGAATCACCGCTCTGCTCGGTCCAAACGGAGCGGGCAAAACGACGACGATGCGCGCCATCACCGGCTATCTGCAACCGACGTCGGGCGAGATCGATATCTGCGGAATCCGGCGTGATTCCTCTGACCCGACCGACTCTGACCTTGCGATCAAGCGCCGTATCGGATATCTGCCCGAAACGACGCCTCTCTATAATGAGATGCTTGTATCGGAGTTCATCGAGTTCTCGGGCCGGGCCCGCGGCATAGAGGGCGACGCCCTTGAGAAGGCCGGCCGCACTATGGTGGAGCGGCTGGAGCTTGGCTCGCATTTCTTCACGCCGCTCGGTCTTCTGTCCAAGGGCTTTCGTCAGCGGGTCGCCCTTGCAGCGACGCTGCTTCATGATCCCGATGTTATCATTCTTGACGAGCCGACGTCGGGCCTTGATCCGAATCAGATCCAGTCCATACGGGCGCTTATCAAAGAACTCGGTCGCGATCGCACGCTTATCCTCTCCACGCATATCTTGCAGGAGGTGGACGACATTTGCGAACGCGCCATCATCATCAACCGCGGACGCATCGTCGCCGACCGCAGCGTCGCCGAGTTGAAGGAGTCTAACCGCTATATGCTTGTGGGGCGGCATACGTCCGATATCGCCGCAGCCCTGAAGGCGACGCAGCTCGTTTCGGACGTCGAGAGCGAGCCGCTGGAAGACGGCTGGATGCGTTATACATGCTCGCTCAAGGTCGAGCCCGAGAAATTCTTCGCCGCCGTTCGGCGGGAGCCCTTCGAGATTCGCGAGTTCACTCCCGTTTCAAGATCGATGAACGAGATCTTCCGCGAGCTTACACAGGAAGCCTGA
- a CDS encoding GldG family protein: MNLKSFFRSLNRDTRFIAVNVVILFMLLNLVAQRMAWRLDFTRDGLNSVSDSTEKVLSRPGQPILVEAYITKKLPGEIYGELQPILYQLDEIERIGGSRIRLHYIDPTDEDERAKAERRGIQGIPIEQAKDDEASVRMGYFGVYIQSGEQSAIVDLVEQGRIIGDFEYRFLREVKRLTNIEPRSGIGFLQAPGSLQTTVWRRDAPPEKTNMFAFRSIIEGDSGPWTDVLAGEPVPEGVETLIVTGLPHLDEKAQYHLDQFLMRGGNLLLMVRSFDFQLSRPDPRLLQMGFASGGGQASIEEMPLKDLNDWLLAYGLELKGRILFEPALAAPELDIEGNYLKRMKNPSWAVYSHETGNFADDPIFKYTGQVILPWFSDVQFNPNVQPDARYRTLLYSSDGVIFREAASLALKDMQRMGSDPADLRSDRPLPLLVEVKGRFRSAFFEREELPVKDEKAKFRPGQQSGTESTILMLGTPYVVSDIFLRNEQNMQIFQLNAAFLAGLLDHLQGDTDLQAARSRIPTIPLLEDPPEFIMYFLGSAFEPIFQWFHILGLPLLLGLYGWRRLARRNQKRGLTLDDEAADLEEDRSDSNQENLK; encoded by the coding sequence ATGAATCTGAAATCGTTCTTTCGTTCATTGAATCGTGATACGCGTTTTATCGCCGTCAATGTCGTTATCCTCTTTATGCTTCTGAATCTTGTAGCACAGCGTATGGCCTGGCGTCTCGACTTCACGCGTGACGGCCTGAACTCCGTCTCAGATTCGACCGAGAAGGTGCTTTCGCGTCCCGGCCAGCCCATCCTTGTCGAGGCCTATATTACGAAGAAGCTGCCCGGCGAGATCTACGGCGAGCTACAGCCCATCCTCTATCAGCTCGACGAGATCGAGCGCATCGGCGGCAGTCGCATTCGCCTGCATTATATTGATCCGACCGATGAAGACGAGCGTGCAAAGGCCGAGCGTCGCGGCATTCAGGGCATCCCCATTGAACAGGCAAAAGACGACGAGGCCTCCGTGCGCATGGGATACTTCGGCGTCTATATACAGTCGGGAGAACAATCTGCCATCGTGGATCTGGTCGAACAGGGACGCATCATCGGCGATTTCGAATATCGCTTCTTGCGAGAGGTCAAGCGGCTAACGAATATAGAGCCGCGCAGCGGTATCGGCTTCTTGCAGGCGCCCGGATCATTACAGACGACCGTATGGAGGCGAGACGCTCCGCCAGAGAAGACGAATATGTTCGCCTTCCGTTCTATTATTGAGGGGGATTCGGGTCCGTGGACCGATGTGCTGGCCGGCGAGCCCGTGCCCGAGGGCGTCGAGACTCTCATCGTCACCGGCTTGCCGCATCTCGATGAGAAGGCGCAATATCATCTCGATCAGTTCCTGATGCGCGGAGGCAACCTGCTGCTGATGGTGCGTAGCTTCGACTTTCAGCTTTCGCGTCCCGATCCGCGTCTTTTACAGATGGGATTCGCCTCAGGCGGAGGACAGGCTTCGATCGAAGAGATGCCGCTGAAAGATCTGAACGACTGGCTGCTTGCCTATGGTCTTGAATTGAAAGGCCGCATCCTCTTCGAGCCGGCGCTTGCAGCACCGGAGCTTGATATTGAAGGCAACTATCTGAAGCGCATGAAGAATCCGTCCTGGGCCGTTTATTCGCATGAAACGGGTAACTTCGCCGATGATCCGATCTTTAAATATACGGGACAGGTGATCCTGCCCTGGTTTTCTGATGTACAGTTCAATCCGAACGTGCAGCCCGATGCGAGGTATCGCACGCTGCTTTATAGCTCTGATGGCGTGATCTTTCGCGAGGCGGCGTCACTTGCGCTGAAAGACATGCAGCGCATGGGAAGCGATCCGGCCGATCTGCGCTCCGATCGTCCGCTGCCTCTTCTTGTCGAGGTGAAGGGCCGCTTTCGAAGCGCCTTCTTCGAGAGAGAAGAGTTACCCGTGAAAGACGAGAAGGCGAAGTTCCGTCCCGGACAGCAGAGCGGAACGGAATCGACGATCCTCATGCTGGGCACGCCCTACGTCGTTTCAGATATCTTTCTGCGTAACGAACAGAATATGCAGATCTTTCAGCTGAACGCCGCCTTTCTTGCCGGATTGCTCGATCATCTTCAGGGCGACACCGATCTGCAGGCTGCCCGTTCGCGCATTCCGACCATCCCGCTGCTTGAAGATCCGCCCGAGTTTATTATGTACTTTCTCGGCTCGGCCTTTGAACCGATCTTTCAGTGGTTTCATATTCTGGGGCTTCCGCTGCTGCTCGGTCTTTACGGATGGCGTCGTCTTGCGCGACGCAACCAGAAGCGCGGCCTCACGCTTGACGATGAGGCCGCCGATCTGGAAGAGGATCGGTCGGATTCGAATCAGGAGAATCTGAAATGA
- a CDS encoding DUF4340 domain-containing protein has translation MKAMISLLKENLALSLVAANVLLLLLLVLPGTLFTGSADSFLDIEKGDITAIEFQYGQAKMRLERQADRLPVHKEEGTDSKPEVEYRWKLSLADGRSFPADADRMRDLLRTLTVMQSQYSFALEGDARAAYQLGDDAVRLTIEEGGDRRMLLVGKSSQRSDATYVMLEGKSDIHELDGNLRARLGSGDELFFRDRAILPPEVDVNSIASLAYLQPNHSVRLARAGSEWQMVEPRPGKLREDMFRPILDDIVRWKARSFPEATPPGATKEQARIEITYHRGSTEPGVVQLDIEAAGEAGIYYVRYNDTLYAVSSYYLEDLKSPESLLDRAEAPLKP, from the coding sequence ATGAAGGCAATGATCTCATTACTCAAGGAAAACCTGGCGCTTTCGTTAGTCGCTGCGAACGTGCTGTTGCTGCTTCTGCTTGTTCTGCCCGGTACGCTTTTTACAGGCAGCGCCGACTCCTTTCTTGATATTGAGAAGGGCGACATCACCGCCATTGAGTTTCAATACGGACAGGCTAAGATGCGTCTGGAGCGGCAAGCTGACCGTTTACCTGTTCATAAAGAAGAAGGCACCGATAGCAAGCCCGAGGTCGAGTATCGCTGGAAATTGAGCCTGGCCGACGGGCGTTCGTTTCCCGCCGATGCCGACCGCATGCGCGATCTTTTGCGCACTCTGACCGTCATGCAATCGCAGTACAGCTTCGCCCTTGAAGGCGATGCGAGGGCGGCCTATCAGTTAGGCGACGATGCCGTCAGGCTGACCATCGAAGAAGGCGGCGATCGTCGCATGCTGCTTGTCGGCAAGTCCAGCCAGCGCAGCGACGCCACATACGTCATGCTCGAAGGGAAAAGCGATATCCATGAGCTTGACGGCAATCTGCGCGCAAGGCTTGGCTCGGGCGATGAGCTTTTCTTTCGCGACCGTGCCATCCTGCCCCCTGAAGTCGACGTGAACAGCATCGCCTCGCTTGCCTATTTGCAGCCCAACCATTCCGTGCGCCTTGCCCGTGCCGGATCGGAATGGCAGATGGTCGAGCCCCGGCCGGGCAAGCTGCGCGAAGATATGTTTCGCCCGATTCTGGACGATATCGTGCGCTGGAAGGCACGCAGCTTTCCCGAGGCGACTCCGCCCGGCGCCACAAAAGAGCAGGCTCGCATCGAGATCACCTATCATAGAGGTTCGACCGAGCCCGGCGTCGTGCAGCTTGACATCGAAGCGGCCGGCGAGGCAGGCATCTATTATGTGAGGTATAACGATACGCTATATGCCGTGTCGAGCTACTATCTCGAGGACCTGAAATCTCCGGAAAGCCTGCTTGATCGAGCTGAGGCTCCGTTGAAGCCATGA
- a CDS encoding ABC transporter permease produces the protein MNHSISVLFKREFQNYFNTPIGYVFAVVMLFLNLVFFFYGIFGSIPAFWEARIASVESFMKLLPFTFILLIPAVTMRLWAEERRSGTIELLRTMPFTELDLVLGKLFGAWAYVSLLILASLPLTISIWMMGRLDVGATFALYLGSILMGGAYVSLGMLVSSFTKEQIVAFVITFFFSLTFFLMNLYLIGQHLPPAVASFVSFFSLSFHFNSFSRGLIDLSDTIFFLSFMALMVVLNVLRLRQEARV, from the coding sequence ATGAATCACTCTATATCCGTTCTCTTTAAAAGAGAGTTTCAGAACTATTTCAACACGCCCATCGGCTACGTTTTCGCCGTGGTGATGCTCTTCTTGAATCTCGTATTCTTTTTCTATGGCATCTTCGGATCGATTCCGGCCTTCTGGGAGGCTCGCATCGCCTCGGTGGAGTCGTTTATGAAGCTCCTGCCCTTCACGTTTATTCTGCTGATTCCCGCCGTGACGATGCGTCTGTGGGCCGAGGAGCGTCGCAGCGGCACGATCGAGCTTCTGCGCACGATGCCCTTTACCGAGCTTGATCTTGTGCTCGGGAAGCTTTTCGGAGCATGGGCCTACGTCTCGCTGCTCATTCTCGCCTCGCTGCCGCTGACGATCAGCATCTGGATGATGGGGCGTCTGGACGTCGGTGCGACGTTTGCTCTGTATCTGGGCTCGATTCTGATGGGAGGCGCCTACGTTAGCCTGGGCATGCTTGTCTCTTCTTTCACAAAAGAACAGATCGTCGCCTTCGTGATTACCTTCTTCTTCAGCCTGACCTTTTTCTTGATGAACCTGTATCTGATCGGTCAACATCTGCCGCCGGCCGTCGCCTCCTTTGTGAGTTTCTTCTCTTTGAGCTTTCACTTCAACAGCTTCAGCCGCGGCCTCATCGATCTCTCTGATACGATCTTCTTTCTATCGTTTATGGCATTGATGGTCGTTCTGAACGTGCTGCGTCTTCGCCAGGAGGCCCGCGTATGA
- a CDS encoding putative bifunctional diguanylate cyclase/phosphodiesterase, translating to MRAPEEERELGEQGLRLQALCRQTILYAQNETSLLQQICKIFVQTGRYRSASAYRLEEGRWQPLAAYTGALAVPFQGPPAGIETELNRAILEGEVQSAEWQDRSGFIVPLTSLERRDSVYLIESDTPIDTESYEFAVQCQFFRELGEEIGYGITILRERLLHLDLFRQNQLFAKALEQSPVACVITSAEGVIEYVNDRFTLLTGYPAVEARGETLRILKSGMEEETVYQELWKTIGQGKNYRGELINRKKGGELFTARINISSLRDTRGLITHYVMTMEDMTLEKYYEQQIDRFRYYDSLTGLPNRFLFFDRLEHAIQKAGNDRAKLYVVFVDIDNFTEISRVTGYETGDELLRRVAERIQWVLSPVHTLARFGNDEFMILIEKEENAGEISSLVSRILHSVKGSYGFGGSAVNVTASAGISVYPDNGSDSRELLQAAEMAQLRARSSAQDGGGEFAFFSEEMQNDARESMRFGTYLRRSVESIALGGSEFELHYQPVVELKTGRIVSAEALLRWNHRRLGSVSPEKFIAEAERNDLIYPLGGFALSSAVEQLARWQRNFEFAPGIAVNVSVKQFQDPAFGGQLRALLAGTGVSPSLLEFEITERVLMSDTDRTLSVLQLLRDMGIRLLLDDLGSGYSSLQYLLKFRFDVLKIDRSFVSSIGSDVGTQSREVSRSIIDLAHSLNCDVIAEGIETAEQLRYLIDQGCDYGQGFFLARPLPVDQFNKLLIAGKIELP from the coding sequence ATGAGAGCTCCGGAGGAAGAGCGGGAGCTGGGGGAACAGGGACTGCGTTTGCAGGCTCTTTGCCGTCAGACGATCCTGTATGCGCAGAACGAGACGTCGCTTCTGCAACAGATCTGCAAGATTTTCGTCCAGACCGGGCGTTACCGCTCTGCGTCTGCCTATCGCCTTGAAGAGGGCCGCTGGCAGCCGCTTGCCGCCTATACGGGCGCCCTCGCCGTGCCGTTTCAGGGGCCCCCCGCTGGAATCGAGACCGAGTTGAATCGGGCGATCCTCGAAGGCGAGGTGCAGAGTGCGGAGTGGCAGGATCGAAGCGGCTTTATCGTTCCGCTGACGTCTCTTGAACGTCGGGATTCCGTTTATTTGATCGAAAGCGACACGCCGATCGACACCGAAAGCTACGAGTTTGCAGTGCAGTGCCAGTTCTTTCGTGAGCTTGGCGAAGAGATCGGCTACGGCATCACGATCTTACGTGAGCGACTGCTACATCTTGATTTATTCAGACAGAATCAGCTCTTTGCAAAGGCCCTGGAACAGAGTCCCGTCGCCTGCGTTATCACAAGCGCCGAGGGCGTCATTGAATATGTGAACGACCGCTTCACGCTGTTAACCGGGTATCCTGCCGTTGAGGCGCGCGGAGAAACGCTGCGTATATTAAAAAGCGGCATGGAAGAAGAGACGGTCTATCAGGAGCTCTGGAAGACGATCGGGCAGGGAAAGAACTACCGCGGCGAGCTGATCAATCGTAAAAAAGGCGGCGAGCTTTTCACCGCTCGCATAAACATCTCTTCGCTTCGCGATACGCGCGGATTGATCACGCACTACGTCATGACCATGGAAGACATGACGCTGGAAAAATATTACGAACAGCAGATCGACCGCTTTCGTTATTATGATTCTCTTACGGGCCTTCCGAATCGCTTTCTCTTCTTCGATCGACTCGAACATGCCATTCAGAAGGCGGGTAACGATCGAGCGAAGCTTTACGTCGTCTTTGTCGACATCGACAACTTCACCGAGATCAGCCGGGTAACGGGCTATGAGACCGGCGACGAGCTACTGCGACGCGTCGCCGAACGCATTCAGTGGGTTCTTTCGCCCGTGCATACGCTGGCCCGTTTTGGCAACGACGAATTCATGATCCTGATAGAAAAAGAGGAGAACGCCGGCGAGATCAGCAGCCTTGTTTCGCGTATCCTGCATTCGGTGAAGGGTAGCTACGGATTCGGCGGCAGCGCCGTAAACGTAACGGCCTCGGCCGGCATCTCGGTGTATCCCGATAACGGCTCGGATTCAAGAGAACTCTTACAGGCGGCCGAGATGGCGCAGCTGCGGGCGCGGTCCTCGGCCCAGGACGGCGGAGGCGAGTTCGCCTTCTTCTCAGAAGAGATGCAGAACGATGCGCGCGAAAGCATGCGGTTCGGTACGTATCTGCGTCGTTCGGTCGAGAGCATCGCCCTTGGCGGCTCGGAATTCGAGCTGCATTATCAGCCCGTCGTCGAGCTGAAAACGGGCCGCATCGTCTCGGCCGAGGCTCTTCTACGATGGAATCACAGGCGGCTGGGCTCCGTTTCGCCCGAGAAGTTCATCGCCGAGGCGGAGCGCAACGACCTCATTTATCCGCTCGGCGGATTTGCCCTGTCAAGCGCCGTCGAGCAGCTTGCTCGCTGGCAGCGTAACTTTGAATTCGCTCCAGGCATCGCCGTCAACGTATCTGTGAAACAGTTTCAGGATCCGGCCTTCGGCGGTCAGCTGCGCGCCCTGCTTGCCGGAACGGGCGTCTCACCTTCGTTACTGGAATTCGAGATTACCGAACGCGTGCTGATGAGCGACACCGATCGAACGTTATCCGTGTTGCAGCTTCTACGCGATATGGGCATCCGGCTGCTGCTGGACGATCTTGGCAGCGGCTATTCGTCGTTACAGTATCTGCTCAAGTTCCGCTTCGACGTTCTGAAGATCGACCGCAGCTTCGTAAGCAGCATCGGTTCAGACGTGGGAACACAGAGCCGTGAGGTATCGAGAAGTATTATCGACCTTGCACACAGCCTGAACTGCGACGTCATCGCCGAGGGCATTGAAACGGCCGAACAGCTGCGTTACCTGATCGATCAGGGATGCGATTACGGCCAGGGATTCTTTCTCGCGAGGCCTCTGCCCGTCGATCAGTTCAACAAGCTGCTCATAGCGGGAAAAATAGAATTGCCGTGA
- a CDS encoding nucleotidyltransferase domain-containing protein, whose translation MEAVSREIVDVVLGRLHDVECEHDVEILLAVESGSRAWGFASLDSDYDVRFIYRHRMPWYLDVLQRRDVIEYPIVDEMDYSGWDLRKMLFLLNKSNPVLFEWFHSPIVYRSDTAFLEAMKEPFDRFFSPVATVYHYLHMAENNYREYLKRDRVKVKKYFYVLRPLFACAYIERYKKAPPIQFDILLETAALEPSMQSTVIELLERKKQGYELGEEDRIEPLNRYIERQLEHFRESVSGFDPREKPEPEYLNRLFAEMMTGRQEA comes from the coding sequence ATGGAAGCGGTCTCTCGAGAAATCGTCGACGTCGTGCTGGGACGCCTGCACGACGTCGAGTGTGAGCACGATGTGGAAATCCTGCTGGCCGTAGAATCCGGTTCGCGCGCCTGGGGCTTTGCCTCGCTTGATAGCGATTATGATGTTCGTTTTATATACAGGCATAGAATGCCCTGGTATCTGGATGTGCTACAGCGTCGTGACGTGATCGAGTATCCGATCGTCGATGAGATGGATTACAGCGGATGGGATCTTCGCAAGATGCTCTTTCTTCTAAATAAGTCAAATCCCGTGCTTTTTGAATGGTTTCATTCGCCCATCGTTTACAGAAGCGATACCGCTTTTCTTGAGGCCATGAAAGAACCGTTCGATCGCTTTTTCTCGCCGGTGGCGACGGTGTATCATTACCTGCACATGGCCGAGAACAACTATCGCGAATATCTGAAGCGAGATAGGGTGAAAGTGAAGAAATACTTCTACGTGTTGCGTCCGCTCTTTGCCTGTGCCTACATTGAGCGGTATAAAAAGGCCCCGCCTATACAGTTTGATATTCTGCTTGAAACGGCCGCCCTTGAGCCGTCGATGCAATCTACCGTAATTGAGCTGCTCGAACGTAAGAAGCAGGGATACGAGCTTGGTGAAGAAGACCGTATCGAGCCCCTGAATCGTTATATCGAAAGGCAACTCGAACACTTTCGCGAATCGGTCAGCGGCTTTGATCCGCGCGAGAAGCCCGAGCCGGAGTATCTGAATCGCCTCTTCGCCGAAATGATGACAGGGAGGCAAGAGGCTTGA
- a CDS encoding HepT-like ribonuclease domain-containing protein — protein sequence MRSNSTVEILFEQILESIEATTQWSDRVESVVEIPQDVERHLLRTAELVRMLPETSRLRLETTNYRRIMAMRNAIVHSFLGRNVPGLMQMIRNDIPILKKQIGMQMSRT from the coding sequence ATGCGCTCGAACTCCACCGTTGAAATCCTCTTTGAACAGATCCTCGAATCGATCGAGGCGACGACGCAGTGGTCCGATCGGGTCGAGAGCGTCGTCGAGATCCCGCAAGATGTAGAGCGCCATCTTCTGCGCACGGCAGAGCTTGTTCGTATGCTTCCCGAGACGAGCCGGCTGCGCCTCGAAACCACCAACTACCGGCGCATCATGGCCATGCGCAATGCTATCGTACATAGCTTTCTCGGCCGAAACGTTCCCGGCCTGATGCAGATGATCCGCAACGACATACCGATCTTGAAAAAGCAGATCGGCATGCAGATGAGTCGCACCTGA
- a CDS encoding adenylate/guanylate cyclase domain-containing protein — MQNRPLVEALKRSRHYGLYEATLERLIPFLESATPSELFRINAAELADGLQIAKDDVRDFFLYGTADGIFRLSWEFHCPHCNAVPDFKHNFGEVKGAGFCPLCDVNFRNVLDSNVEVTFTVHPAVVALPPSIEEEYRSAMIEAVKQNSYSMPDRFLSGMDCLHSAVFRELFGEEVLSAEESLGIERASLLFTDIKGSTKMYSDLGDTVSYNVVRNHFKILFRDIEAEKGVVVKTIGDAVMASFRSPADAIAAALRIYRDFRSERLDPAGHLEIRVGVHTGPVIVVNLNDRIDYFGNSVNIAARIQGQVQSHSVGFSKEIFEDGAVRHELRRFLDQQSAEGEPVDIMHRKTQLKGIEGQVDLYYFKDRA; from the coding sequence ATGCAGAACCGCCCTCTTGTTGAAGCCCTGAAACGCAGCCGTCACTACGGCCTTTACGAAGCTACCCTGGAGCGTCTCATTCCTTTTCTTGAGTCGGCCACGCCGTCAGAGCTTTTTCGTATCAATGCAGCTGAGCTGGCCGATGGCTTGCAGATCGCAAAGGACGATGTGCGCGATTTCTTTCTGTATGGAACGGCCGACGGCATCTTTCGCTTATCGTGGGAGTTTCACTGTCCGCACTGTAACGCCGTGCCCGACTTCAAGCATAACTTTGGAGAGGTAAAAGGCGCCGGATTCTGTCCGCTCTGCGACGTGAACTTTCGCAACGTGCTTGATTCAAACGTCGAGGTTACCTTTACGGTGCATCCGGCCGTTGTGGCTCTTCCTCCTTCAATCGAAGAGGAATACCGGTCGGCGATGATCGAGGCCGTGAAGCAGAACAGCTACTCTATGCCCGACCGCTTTCTTTCGGGCATGGACTGTCTTCACAGCGCCGTCTTTCGCGAGTTGTTCGGCGAAGAAGTTCTTTCGGCCGAAGAAAGCCTCGGCATTGAGCGGGCGTCCCTTCTTTTCACCGATATTAAAGGATCGACGAAGATGTACTCCGACCTTGGCGATACGGTTTCGTATAACGTCGTACGCAATCATTTCAAGATCCTCTTTCGCGATATCGAAGCCGAGAAAGGCGTCGTCGTTAAGACGATCGGCGACGCCGTTATGGCATCGTTTCGCTCGCCTGCCGACGCCATAGCGGCCGCCCTGCGTATCTACAGAGATTTCAGATCGGAGCGTCTTGATCCGGCCGGGCATCTTGAGATTCGCGTCGGCGTGCATACGGGACCGGTGATCGTCGTTAACCTGAACGATCGTATCGACTACTTCGGCAACTCGGTTAACATCGCCGCTCGCATTCAGGGGCAGGTGCAATCCCACAGCGTGGGCTTTTCAAAAGAGATCTTTGAGGATGGTGCGGTTCGCCATGAGCTGCGACGATTTCTCGATCAACAATCGGCCGAAGGCGAGCCCGTCGATATCATGCATCGTAAGACGCAGCTGAAAGGCATTGAGGGGCAGGTCGATCTCTATTACTTCAAGGATCGGGCCTGA
- a CDS encoding RNA recognition motif domain-containing protein, translating to MSTKLYVGGLSWDTTDTTLRHSFEAHGSVHEAIVVMDRYTGKSRGFGFVTFADENSARTAISAMNGTDLDGRSITVSEAQERSRNDGGFSGGGRDNNRGGGRRDNRNRW from the coding sequence ATGTCTACAAAACTCTACGTCGGCGGTCTCAGCTGGGATACGACCGATACCACTCTGCGTCATTCTTTCGAAGCGCATGGCTCCGTTCACGAAGCCATCGTCGTTATGGATCGCTATACCGGAAAATCTCGCGGCTTCGGCTTCGTGACTTTTGCCGATGAGAACTCTGCTCGCACCGCAATCTCTGCCATGAACGGCACCGATCTCGACGGACGCAGCATCACCGTTTCTGAGGCGCAAGAGCGTTCTCGCAACGACGGTGGATTCTCGGGCGGCGGACGCGACAACAATCGTGGCGGCGGACGCCGCGACAACCGTAACCGCTGGTAA